DNA from Pseudomonas putida:
CGACCCGCAGACCGGCCGCTTCAGCCGCGACGTGGCGTTGTACCGCGAAGTGATGGAGCGCATTCGCGAATCCGACGTGGATGTGATCGTCAACCTCACCGCTGGCATGGGCGGCGACCTGGAAATCGGCGCTGGCGAGAAGCCCATGGAGTTCGGCCCAGGCACCGACCTGATCGGCCCGCTGGAGCGCCTGGCGCACGTCGAGGCCTTGCTGCCGGAGATCTGCACCCTGGACTGCGGCACGCTCAACTTCGGCGATGGCAACGCCATCTACGTCTCGACCCCGAGCCAACTGCGCGCCGGCGCCAAGCGCATCACTGAACTGGGCGTGAAGGCCGAACTGGAGATCTTCGACACCGGCCACCTGTGGTTCGCCAAGCAGATGATGAAAGAAGGCCTGCTGGACGATCCGCTGTTCCAGCTGTGCCTGGGCATCCCCTGGGGCGCCCCGGCCGACACCACCACCATGAAGGCCATGGTCGACAACCTGCCGACCGGCGTGACCTGGGCCGGTTTCGGTATCGGCCGCATGCAGATGCCCATGGCAGCCCAGGCTGTACTGCTCGGCGGCAACGTGCGGGTCGGCCTGGAGGACAACCTCTACCTGGACCGTGGCGTGCTGGCCAGCAACGGCCAGTTGGTCGAGCGCGCGGTGGAGATCATCACCCGCCTTGGCGCCCGTGTCCTGACCCCGGCCGAAGGCCGCGAAAAAATGAACCTCAA
Protein-coding regions in this window:
- a CDS encoding 3-keto-5-aminohexanoate cleavage protein, producing the protein MNHDVIITCALTGAGDTVAKSHLVPVTPKQIAESAIEAAKAGATVVHCHVRDPQTGRFSRDVALYREVMERIRESDVDVIVNLTAGMGGDLEIGAGEKPMEFGPGTDLIGPLERLAHVEALLPEICTLDCGTLNFGDGNAIYVSTPSQLRAGAKRITELGVKAELEIFDTGHLWFAKQMMKEGLLDDPLFQLCLGIPWGAPADTTTMKAMVDNLPTGVTWAGFGIGRMQMPMAAQAVLLGGNVRVGLEDNLYLDRGVLASNGQLVERAVEIITRLGARVLTPAEGREKMNLKRR